The window AATGTTAGTTTTCTATGTTATCCCAGGTACACAAACAAGATTTGATTTGAAGCAAGcaagtataaattaaataaaatggatATCAACATTTGTTGTCATTTGCAGAGAAGTGTATGAATAGTATTCAAACTTGCTGCAGTGTCTGAATAGTATTCACTTTTGAGATTAGTGAGTGTAGATCAAACATCGATAGAGAATAAGTGTGTTTAGAGGAGATTTATTTGAGAATATTAGAAGATTAGTAGTGTGGCAAGAGAGAATAGAGAATGAGAGACTAAAACTCCATTGATTTCATTAATGGTGCGAgtacaagatatatatatataggtttaTCTTTTTTAGGGCAACCAAAAACTCACAGAGATACTGTTTACGGAATTGATGCATTTCACTGCACTTCATTGCACTTCTCTCAACTCAATGCATCCTTCTTCATTTCATCTTCATATCTTCATgtcaatatttattatttcaactCAACAAATAAGACACTTGAAACCATCTGTATATGCAATTCCTTCTTATGGAAACagtgtttgatatcaaagagcCTGCAATGACATAACTAAGTCAAGAATTGTGTGAAACTCCTCCAGTGAAGCTTCTTCATTACTTGGGTTGTTTTGTTACCAACACAAATATAGTGACTAATCTGGCTAATATTTGTTAAAACTAGGagcctttttttattttgttaaaattagGAGCCTATTTGCAAataatttacttttatttatctATGGGCCTAAACTTTATTGCCAACAGCCCAGGCCCATGTTTGAATGCGCGCGCTACTTCCTGCCATGGCGCCAAATCCGGTCTCGACTTGTCGTTTCTCAACCTGGCTTTTCGTCTCTTGTACACCACCTGTTCGATGATATGTCTTAAAGAAACCTCGTCCTGATTCATTCGCCTCACTAGTTGCGAGCCTTCATCACGGTACGTCATCGAATTGCTTGTAAGGTTTTTCGCAATCTCTAGTCTTTTTATCGCCCTAGCTGTCGTTTGAAAGGAGCTTACTTGGGTTTCAGGAAAGAGTATCGTCTTGAGTGAGCTTGATACAGCGATTTGTAACTGAATTGCTCTGTTGGTGTCAGATTCTTTGGATTTTGGtttgttaaagcttgaagatAAGATTTTGACGATGAGTTGTACTGTTTGGTGGGAAGGAGCTGAGAAGACACGAGTTCTCATTGCCTCAGGTTCTCTCTTTTACTTCATTCaggttttgttttattgttaACCTTAATGACTATCCAGTGATTTGAAGAAGTTTGGTTtgaataataatagttttatccTCAAAGATTACTTTTTGACTAATGTTCATTAGACATTTTATGTTCATGAGGATTAAAAGGATGTTGCTTACTATCCAAAAAGTTTACTCCCTTACTCTCTCTCATTTGAATCATTAATGCTTGTAAGTAACATGCCTGTTTTTTGTTTCATATGTTAAAGATTCAGGTTGTGGGGGAAACAAACCCGGAGAACTGTTGACACTTCGCCATCCAAAATCAGGTAATGAGATGTAGATTATTGACAAGCTTGTTGTATAGTGTTCTAGAGAAAGAACGTCAGTTAGTAACATCTTATGTGTTTTGGTATGTTTGTTTATATGTCAGAAAATGGAACATGCTACCTTTTTAGTAATGAGATGCTTCAAGAAATTCAATGGTTTAAGCAATCATATGGTTCTTGGTTCCTGGGAGATTACATTTCTCAAGGTTAATTCCACTCTTGATCTTTGATTATCAAGTATAGCTTCCTAGGATTTTTTGAGTCATGATGATATGCAGCAAGCCGAGGAATGTTAATGACTGTTTTCATGTTACAGATGGAAGCTTATATATGGCTACTCCCATTGATCCTGTTTTCATCTTGTTGCCTATTTTCGACGAGGCAAGAATGAAGGTCGCTCACTCTATGCTCCCTGCCTCTTCTCGAATTCAATATTGTTTTCCATCTGGTTTCAGTTTCTTAGAAATGTTAATTGTCGATCTGTAGAAAGGTGAAGATCCTGGAAAGTTCAGACAACTGGATGAGATTTTGTTTGTGGAAGGATATCCTGAATATCAACATTTGCTGCCACTTGCGGAGAAGAGTATGCAGATCGTTTGTCAGACTCAAGGTACATTTCTGGTGTATGGTTTCACACACTTAACTAAACCACAATTTTCAGATTGCTTGTAAACTAAATGCGTCTCATCAATTCTTTGCAGAGGTTGGGTCTATGAAGTTCTATCGGCTTGATAACTCGAAAGTCTTAGCTTGGTTAACTTGTAAGGTATGCTCTTGTCTTAACATGATTCTTTTTTAGCCTTTTCTACGATCTAGTTGAAATTTTTTCTTGATACCTTTCCCATTTGAAAGCGATACGTGTGTCTGAATCACGATGTTTCGCATATGCTTCAGAAATAAGGCATGTTTTATGTCTTTTTGGATTATtggtaaaaaaattgaaattgaagCGTCCATAGAAAAGCTTATCTTCGATGCTGCATTGACTCTAACTTGTTGTGTTTCACATTCTATAACTCTTGTCTCTGATTGAATTTGAGGGAATGACAATAATGCAGATCAACTCGTATCTGTTTTATTCCTATACTTAAGGTGCTTGCACTTTAATGAACGCAGGTAAGCTGTTTAAAGAAGACTCTTCCGGAACTGGACAAGAACTATGCAGCTCAAGGCGAGAAGCAAACATGTAAGTTGTAGAACAGAAATCATTTACTTTTGTGTTTGGTTCCAGACATGGTGCATGCCCTTTCTTGAAATTGAGCCTTCAAGAGGTGATGTCATATggcttttaagttttaactgatatataGCCTTTCTTATGTACAGTGGTGGATGCAGTTTCAATTGTGGGTGAATACCTGAAGACAGAGCCTTGGTTGAAGCTCCTCTACGATCATCTTGGgtactttttcttttgtcaaaaatCTGAAATTCTTAGATTAACCATACATCCTTACAAAGGTGTTCGTTATGTCTGGCTTGTCTTGCAGACTCGAGTTTGTTGACCCAACGATGAAAGAAACCAATACAGAGAATCTTCCAAATGCAAATGAGAACAAGATGGAATACTCAAATTCATCACAGGTGTGTGTATGCTTCATTGCAAAATCTGTAGAAAAGTTTCGTATCTTATTTGTTCAGTCTTGTTGACTTGCTAAAGTCTTGTTGTTCCACATTTTGTAGGAGAAGGCAAATAAGAAGACAGGAAAGCCTGGGAAGCAGACAAAGCAAGCAAAGGTAGAGACTGGATCAAAGAACATAAGAGATATGTTTTCAAGGGCTTGTAAGAAAAAATGCTGAAATGTTCGAAACTATCCAACTAtttatgatttttcttttcagCTACGGAATGATCTTTGCTTAGTGTTGCTTATTAGCTGAACTATGTATGTCTTTCTGGTACAAGAATCTGCTAATTTTTGTAAGAATTCACGACAAAAATGGAAATAGAGATACAAGTATAGACCATAACAAATAACAAGCGTGGAAACATGTTTAGTCTAGTGGTTTGATTAACGGTTTATCAATGTTTTTACATCATAAATTAGATAATAATTCTCAGTTGTAGATTTATTTGTATAATAATTATCATAGTTTTCTAATTTGTACTCCCTTTGTTCTAAAATACTCGATGTTTTGAATGTATGCACAAGAATTAAAATATACtctatttcttaaaaaaataacattaaaaatataaattaaaattaattcaaccaatcattaaaaataagtataaaacatcattagtcacacagtttttgataaaactaagattaatataaaaatatcaaaacatcaactattttgaaacataagaaattatttaaaacattatctattttgaaacggaatGAGCATTTGAATAATAAACTAATGGTGTTAGAAAAACAATTAACAAGAAGGCATTTTCATAACAAAACAACAAGCAGTTTAATCCCATGACATTAGTTTGTCTCGTCGTTTATAACTGTACAAAACGGCACGATGTGTGCTTATAGGAACAAGAAGACAAAAGAAGTTGCAGCGGATAGGAAAATAAGAGCctttcatatatttttcttctcaAGAAGATAAATCTCACTCACTCCACTCTATCCATCCCCAAATCTTCTCCGTCTTCTCCACCAAATCCAAACCCTAGCTTCTCCCCATGGCGATATCCACCCCAGCCGCCTGCTCCTCCTCCAGACTCATCTCTCCTCCTTCCCTCCGCCCCGCCATTTCCACCTCCACCAACCTCAAAACCCTAAACCTCTCCTCCTCCTTCCTCCCTTCCTACTCCCTCTCCACCCTCTCCGCCTCCTCCACGCCTTCCCCCCACTCCCCCCGCCGCTCCTTCACCGTCCGCGCCGCCCGCGGCAAGTTCGAGCGCAAAAAGCCCCACGTCAACATCGGAACCATCGGCCACGTCGACCACGGCAAAACCACCCTCACCGCCGCCCTCACCATGGCCCTCGCCTCCATGGGCAACAGCGTCGCCAAAAAGTACGACGAGATCGACGCCGCGCCCGAGGAACGAGCCCGCGGCATCACCATCAACACCGCCACCGTCGAGTACGAGACGGAGAATCGCCACTACGCCCACGTCGACTGCCCCGGCCACGCCGACTACGTCAAGAACATGATCACCGGAGCCGCCCAGATGGACGGAGCCATCCTCGTCGTCTCCGGCGCCGACGGCCCCATGCCCCAGACCAAAGAGCACATCCTTCTCGCCAAGCAAGTCGGCGTCCCCGACATGGTCGTCTTCTTGAACAAAGAGGACCAGGTCGATGACGCCGAGCTGCTTGAGCTTGTTGAGCTTGAGGTGCGTGAGCTTTTGTCTTCCTACGAGTTTAACGGTGATGATATCCCCATTATCTCCGGGTCCGCGTTGTTAGCTGTGGAGACGCTTACTGAGAATCCTAACGTGAAGAGAGGAGATAACAAATGGGTGGATAAGATTTACGAGCTGATGGATGCTGTTGATAGTTATATACCAATCCCTCAGAGACAGACTGAGTTGCCTTTCTTGTTAGCTGTTGAAGATGTGTTCTCTATAACCGGACGTGGTACTGTGGCCACAGGGAGGGTGGAGAGAGGGACTGTGAAGGTTGGGGAGACTGTGGATTTAGTGGGGTTGAGGGAGACTAGGAACTATACTGTTACTGGTGTTGAGATGTTTCAGAAGATTCTTGATGAGGCTTTGGCTGGGGATAACGTTGGGCTGTTGCTTAGGGGTATTCAGAAGGCTG of the Brassica rapa cultivar Chiifu-401-42 chromosome A03, CAAS_Brap_v3.01, whole genome shotgun sequence genome contains:
- the LOC103861193 gene encoding ribonuclease H2 subunit B, giving the protein MSCTVWWEGAEKTRVLIASDSGCGGNKPGELLTLRHPKSENGTCYLFSNEMLQEIQWFKQSYGSWFLGDYISQDGSLYMATPIDPVFILLPIFDEARMKKGEDPGKFRQLDEILFVEGYPEYQHLLPLAEKSMQIVCQTQEVGSMKFYRLDNSKVLAWLTCKVSCLKKTLPELDKNYAAQGEKQTLVDAVSIVGEYLKTEPWLKLLYDHLGLEFVDPTMKETNTENLPNANENKMEYSNSSQEKANKKTGKPGKQTKQAKVETGSKNIRDMFSRACKKKC
- the LOC103861196 gene encoding elongation factor Tu, chloroplastic is translated as MAISTPAACSSSRLISPPSLRPAISTSTNLKTLNLSSSFLPSYSLSTLSASSTPSPHSPRRSFTVRAARGKFERKKPHVNIGTIGHVDHGKTTLTAALTMALASMGNSVAKKYDEIDAAPEERARGITINTATVEYETENRHYAHVDCPGHADYVKNMITGAAQMDGAILVVSGADGPMPQTKEHILLAKQVGVPDMVVFLNKEDQVDDAELLELVELEVRELLSSYEFNGDDIPIISGSALLAVETLTENPNVKRGDNKWVDKIYELMDAVDSYIPIPQRQTELPFLLAVEDVFSITGRGTVATGRVERGTVKVGETVDLVGLRETRNYTVTGVEMFQKILDEALAGDNVGLLLRGIQKADIQRGMVLAKPGSITPHTKFEAIVYVLKKEEGGRHSPFFAGYRPQFYMRTTDVTGKVTKIMNDKDEESKMVMPGDRVKIVVELIVPVACEQGMRFAIREGGKTVGAGVIQSIIE